The genomic interval CACCATCGGGATGAGCATCGGTATGGCCTCGTTCCTCGGGGACAGCGCATTGGTCGTTCTGGCCTTCGTCTTCTCCTTGGTGCCCACCGCGGTCATAGCGATGATGTCCAGATTCTCTAACGCATCGCCGACCACTGTCATCATGGCCGGTATCGGTATCATGTACATATTCAACGCACTCACCACCGTTCTCATGCTGTGGATGGATGCGAGCGCTCTGAACAAGATATTCTACTGGCAGACCGGATCGCTGGCGCTCATCGACGGATGGAACTCATTCCCCGTCATGTTCACCGTGGTCATGGCAGGAATCATCATAACCATGCTGATCTCCGGAAAGCTGAATGTTCTGGCGACAGGGGATGACAGTGCGAAGGCCATGGGTATCAACGCGGACAGGATGAGGCTTCTTACCCTGATCCTCACCGGTGTTGTCAGCGCGGCGATCGTCAGTTTCACCGGACTCATCGGTTTCGTCGGATTGGTGACACCTCACATAGTGAGGATGTTCATCGGTGCTGACAACAGATATCTGGTCCCTGCATGTGCACTGTTCGGTGCGGCATTGATGCTGATAGCGGATATAATTGGAAGGGTGATCATCGCGCCCTCGTCCCTCCCGGTGGGAGTGGTCATGTCGTTCATCGGAGGCCCCGTCTTCCTGTGGATGGTATTGAGGCGCAACAGCAGTGCGTGGTGATACGAATGGCAGAAGTAGTTATCACGAACGTTGATTTCGGTTACAGCGAGGACCACATCGTCCTCCACGATATCAATCTGGAGATACACGAACCCGGTCTGTACTGCATCATCGGACCCAACGGTGTAGGGAAATCCACCATGGTTAAGTGCGTAAGCAAGATCGTCACGCCTCTCAAGGGACAGGTACTGTTGGACGGAGAGGATGTGGCGCAGATGCACCACAAGGATGTTGCCAAGAAGGTGGGATTCGTTCCCGCTTTCTCGCAGGACGCTTTCTCTATGTCCGTCGTCGACACCATCATGATCGGAAGGTTCAACCACCAGAAATGGGGTTCGCGCCAGAAGGATCTGGAGGTCGTCTACAAGACCATGAAGCTGATGCACATCGAGAATCTCGCCTCCAGGAGCTACAACGCCCTGTCCGCGGGACAGCATCAGAAGGTATCCATCGCAAGAGGTCTCGTACAGGAGCCGGAGATACTCATCCTCGATGAGCCCACGGCCAATCTGGACGTGAAATATCAGGTGTATGTGATGGAGATGCTCAGAGCTATCGCCATAGAGAGGGGCATGATAATCATGACCATCTGTCACGATCTGAACATCACATCGAAGTATGCCCATAAGGTTATCATGCTTGCCCGTCCCGGTAAGATCCATGCCGTAGGTACTCCCGAGGAGGTCCTCACAGAGGAGAATATCCGCGAGGTGTACGGTATCAACTGCAGGGTATTCATGGATGAGACCATCAACAAACCTTACATAATTCTGGGTTCGGCCATTATGGGCATGGCCGAGGATTACTAAACAAAAAAGGGGCGGTCCAGGCCGCCCCGGATTTTCTTTATTCTCTCATCTGAGATGCTTCTGAGCTTCCTCGACGGTAGCACCGTGGAGGACGATGTCCGATACGGCGCTCATCATGCCGCGGACGTTCTTGTGCTGGAAGATGTTCCTTCCCATGGACACTCCGTGTCCTCCCGCTTCAAGGGAGTCGTGGACCATGTTCAGTACATCCAAATCGGAATCCATCTTAGGTCCGCCGGCGATCACGACGGGGACCACCGTCCCTTTCACGACCTCTCTGAACGTGTCGATGTCCCCGGTGTAGCTGCATTTGACGATGTCCGCACCCAATTCGGTCGCGACCCTTGCAGCATGTGCGATGGCCTGCGGGTCGAACGAATCCTTGATCTTGGGTCCGCGGGGGTATGTCATGGCGATCAGCGGCATTCCCCACTGGCGGCACTTCCTGGAGACCATTCCCATGTCTGAGAGCATCTGGGGCTCGCACTCCGCACCGACGTTGAT from Thermoplasmata archaeon carries:
- a CDS encoding iron ABC transporter permease, which gives rise to MSENKLEQDIILSQDVISSVREWNTPASEDSGLSETVSKFNSTIRRKILFIVACAVIIVLVTSFAVTVGALDIGFLEVYQIIIDHITGNVTSEYDYIVFDHRLPRVIAGILGGAGLAICGVIMQSVLKNPLADPYTTGVSSGAAFGATIGMSIGMASFLGDSALVVLAFVFSLVPTAVIAMMSRFSNASPTTVIMAGIGIMYIFNALTTVLMLWMDASALNKIFYWQTGSLALIDGWNSFPVMFTVVMAGIIITMLISGKLNVLATGDDSAKAMGINADRMRLLTLILTGVVSAAIVSFTGLIGFVGLVTPHIVRMFIGADNRYLVPACALFGAALMLIADIIGRVIIAPSSLPVGVVMSFIGGPVFLWMVLRRNSSAW
- a CDS encoding ABC transporter ATP-binding protein gives rise to the protein MAEVVITNVDFGYSEDHIVLHDINLEIHEPGLYCIIGPNGVGKSTMVKCVSKIVTPLKGQVLLDGEDVAQMHHKDVAKKVGFVPAFSQDAFSMSVVDTIMIGRFNHQKWGSRQKDLEVVYKTMKLMHIENLASRSYNALSAGQHQKVSIARGLVQEPEILILDEPTANLDVKYQVYVMEMLRAIAIERGMIIMTICHDLNITSKYAHKVIMLARPGKIHAVGTPEEVLTEENIREVYGINCRVFMDETINKPYIILGSAIMGMAEDY
- a CDS encoding fructose-bisphosphate aldolase (catalyzes the reversible formation of fructose 1,6-bisphosphate from glycerone phosphate and D-glyceraldehyde 3-phosphate), which translates into the protein MYGKNIRIERIMDRASGNAVIVPMDHGISVGPIAGLTDMKTTVNDVVEGGATAVLMHKGIVPLGHRTSGHDVGLILHLSASTDIGVNSNNKVLVATVEEALAMGADAVSIHINVGAECEPQMLSDMGMVSRKCRQWGMPLIAMTYPRGPKIKDSFDPQAIAHAARVATELGADIVKCSYTGDIDTFREVVKGTVVPVVIAGGPKMDSDLDVLNMVHDSLEAGGHGVSMGRNIFQHKNVRGMMSAVSDIVLHGATVEEAQKHLR